Genomic segment of Mycobacterium sp. 050128:
TGTTGGCGACCGAGGTCGGGTCCAGATCACTGACCGTGACGGTAGCCGTCGGATGCAGATCCAGGATCTTCGCCGACAGCTTGCCGTGGCCCGCACCAAGTTCCAGGATGCGCGGATTCGGGACGTGGGCAACGAGCTCCAGCGCGGTGCGTGCGTAGTTCTCGTGCTGGTTGGTCAGAGTGCCCAACCGGTCGAGCATTCCGATGACCTTCTGCTTGACCTCGTCGGGGACATCATCGCGGTCGAGATACTCCAACGCGTCCGTCTGAAAACGCCGGTCCAACCAGGTCGCCTCGGGGCCTCCCCGTGGCATCGTTTCAATCGCCTGCTCGACAACACTGGCTGCATTCATGATTGCCTCACTTTCTGTCTGGTTGCCACCACTATAACAAACGAACCAGTTCGTCTGCGTATGATGTTTTCGTGCGATCCACGACGGAGCTCCGCGACGAGATCCTCGCCGCGGCGCGCGCTGAGTTCGCCCAGTACGGGTTGGCCGGAGCGCGCGTCGATCGCATCGCGCGCATTGCCAGCGCGAGCAAGGAACGCCTCTACGCACATTTCGGTGACAAGGAAACCCTCTTTCGCGACGTGGTCGCCACCGACGGAGCCGAGTTCTTTCGGGCCGTCGAGCTGCGCCCCGATGCGGTCCCCGAGTTCGTCGGCGGGGTCTTCGATCTCGCGCAGCGCCGGCCCGAACACATCCGGATGATCACCTGGGCGCGATTGGAGGGCTTTCCGCTCGACAAACCCGAGGTGGACGGCGTGCATCCGCCCGAGAAGGCCATCGCCGCCCTGCGAGAAGCGCAGGCCGAAGGTTATGTCGATCCGGCGTGGGAACCCGAGCAGCTGATCGTTTTGCTGTTCGCGATTGGCTTGAGCTGGGCGCACTTTCCCGATCCCGCGCTCGCAACGGCGGATCCAGCCGTTG
This window contains:
- a CDS encoding TetR family transcriptional regulator gives rise to the protein MRSTTELRDEILAAARAEFAQYGLAGARVDRIARIASASKERLYAHFGDKETLFRDVVATDGAEFFRAVELRPDAVPEFVGGVFDLAQRRPEHIRMITWARLEGFPLDKPEVDGVHPPEKAIAALREAQAEGYVDPAWEPEQLIVLLFAIGLSWAHFPDPALATADPAVVASRRAAAVEAAARVVRPPER